One stretch of Streptomyces sp. R21 DNA includes these proteins:
- a CDS encoding ribbon-helix-helix protein, CopG family yields MDMGTSVLSLRIDGELLERLRGHASKRGMSVQDYVVRTLIRDDFDERFQTAVEETEKFYGVT; encoded by the coding sequence ATGGACATGGGGACCAGCGTGCTCAGCCTGCGGATAGACGGGGAGCTGCTCGAACGGCTCCGCGGCCATGCCTCCAAAAGGGGAATGAGCGTCCAGGACTATGTCGTCCGGACGCTCATTCGCGATGACTTCGACGAGCGGTTCCAGACCGCGGTCGAGGAGACGGAGAAGTTCTACGGGGTCACGTGA
- a CDS encoding MarR family winged helix-turn-helix transcriptional regulator — translation MPDLTHGDNAAAVNSLRSAVMRLSRRLKHQRVDESLSPTEMSVLGTLARCGTATPGELARKEHVQPPSMTRIVALLESKGLVSLEPHPEDRRQKVVTQTERAEAMLEESRRKRNAWLAGLVEALDEDEWAKLRDAAPVLEKLAHL, via the coding sequence ATGCCTGACCTCACCCATGGCGACAATGCCGCCGCCGTGAACTCTCTGCGCTCCGCAGTGATGCGCCTGTCGCGTCGACTCAAGCACCAGCGGGTCGACGAGTCGCTGAGCCCCACCGAGATGTCGGTGCTCGGCACCCTCGCCCGTTGCGGCACCGCCACGCCCGGCGAGCTCGCCCGCAAGGAGCATGTGCAGCCGCCCTCGATGACCCGCATCGTGGCGCTGCTGGAGAGCAAGGGCCTGGTCAGCCTCGAACCGCACCCCGAGGACCGGCGACAGAAGGTCGTCACCCAGACGGAGCGGGCCGAGGCGATGCTCGAGGAGAGCCGCCGCAAGCGCAACGCGTGGCTGGCCGGTCTGGTCGAGGCCCTCGACGAGGACGAGTGGGCGAAGCTCCGCGACGCGGCTCCCGTGCTCGAGAAGCTCGCGCATCTGTAG
- a CDS encoding MFS transporter, protein MSSGSGADSAPAPATHDSPPTPDRSSMFSSLKIRNYRLFFLGQVVSNTGTWMQRIAQDWLVLSLTGSSAAVGITTALQFLPMLLFGLYGGVLVDRLPKRPTLLATQAAMGVTGLALAALTLSGHVQVWHVYLAAFAVGLATVVDNPARQSFVSEMVGPGQLQNAVSLNSANFQSARLVGPAVAGLMITGVGTGWAFLFNGLSFVAPIVGLLLMSARELHVVQRAPRGKGQLREGLHYVASRPELIWPIVLIGFIGTFGFNFPVWLSAYADDVFHAGAGAYSLFNTLMAIGSLAGALLAARRGTARLRVLIAAAVAFGILEVVAAMAPSFWLFALLMVPIGMFGLTVNVTANTAVQMATDPAMRGRVMALFMMVFMGGTPLGAPLVGWVTDAYGPRVGFVLGGLVSATAAVTVGLVLARVGGLRLSVGWNHGHPHARFVPKEPTEQPEQRELATAV, encoded by the coding sequence TTGAGTTCGGGATCCGGAGCAGACTCCGCCCCCGCACCAGCCACCCACGACTCCCCGCCCACCCCTGATCGTTCCTCGATGTTCAGCTCGCTGAAGATCCGGAACTACCGCCTGTTCTTCCTCGGCCAGGTCGTCTCCAACACCGGCACCTGGATGCAGCGCATCGCCCAGGACTGGCTGGTGCTGAGCCTCACCGGCTCCTCCGCCGCCGTCGGTATCACCACCGCGCTGCAGTTCCTGCCGATGCTGCTCTTCGGTCTCTACGGCGGTGTCCTCGTCGACCGGCTGCCCAAGCGCCCGACGCTGCTGGCCACCCAGGCCGCCATGGGCGTCACGGGCCTCGCGCTCGCCGCCCTCACCCTCTCGGGCCACGTCCAGGTCTGGCACGTCTACCTGGCCGCCTTCGCCGTAGGCCTCGCCACGGTCGTCGACAACCCCGCCCGTCAGTCGTTCGTCTCCGAGATGGTCGGCCCCGGGCAGCTGCAGAACGCGGTCAGCCTCAACTCCGCCAACTTCCAGTCCGCGCGCCTGGTCGGTCCCGCCGTCGCGGGCCTCATGATCACCGGCGTCGGCACGGGCTGGGCGTTCCTCTTCAACGGGCTGTCCTTCGTCGCCCCGATCGTCGGCCTGCTCCTGATGAGCGCCCGCGAACTGCACGTCGTCCAGCGCGCGCCGCGCGGCAAGGGCCAGCTCCGTGAGGGCCTGCACTACGTGGCGAGCCGTCCCGAGCTGATCTGGCCGATCGTCCTCATCGGCTTCATCGGCACGTTCGGCTTCAACTTCCCGGTCTGGCTCTCGGCGTACGCGGACGACGTCTTCCACGCGGGCGCCGGCGCCTACAGCCTCTTCAACACGCTGATGGCGATCGGCTCCCTGGCGGGCGCGCTGCTCGCCGCCCGGCGCGGCACGGCCCGGCTGCGGGTCCTGATCGCGGCGGCCGTGGCCTTCGGCATCCTCGAAGTGGTCGCCGCCATGGCCCCGTCCTTCTGGCTGTTCGCCCTGCTCATGGTGCCGATCGGGATGTTCGGCCTGACGGTCAACGTCACGGCGAACACCGCGGTCCAGATGGCCACCGACCCGGCCATGCGCGGCCGCGTCATGGCCCTGTTCATGATGGTCTTCATGGGCGGTACGCCCCTTGGCGCGCCCCTGGTCGGCTGGGTCACCGACGCCTACGGCCCGCGCGTCGGCTTCGTCCTCGGCGGTCTGGTGTCGGCGACGGCCGCGGTCACCGTCGGCCTGGTGCTGGCCCGCGTCGGCGGCCTGCGCCTGTCGGTCGGCTGGAACCACGGCCACCCGCACGCCCGCTTCGTACCGAAGGAGCCGACGGAGCAGCCGGAGCAGCGGGAGCTGGCGACGGCCGTGTGA
- the thpR gene encoding RNA 2',3'-cyclic phosphodiesterase, with the protein MRLFAAVLPPEDVTAELAPVVAALRKQPGADELRWTGLPGWHFTLAFYGEVEDDVVPELSERLARAARRTEPFPLAVRGGGQFGHGRALWAGAEGDIGALRLLADRAEAAARKAGAAMGEHRRYKPHLTVARSREAHDTGPYVEALDAFTGRTWTVDELCLVRSKLPKSGVPGEQPRYDTVGCWPLGHAG; encoded by the coding sequence ATGAGACTCTTCGCCGCGGTCCTGCCTCCCGAGGACGTGACCGCTGAACTCGCCCCGGTGGTGGCCGCGTTGCGGAAACAGCCCGGCGCCGACGAGCTGCGCTGGACCGGCCTGCCCGGCTGGCACTTCACGCTCGCCTTCTACGGGGAGGTCGAGGACGACGTCGTACCCGAACTGTCGGAGCGGCTGGCGCGGGCGGCGCGGCGCACGGAGCCGTTTCCGCTGGCCGTGCGGGGCGGCGGGCAGTTCGGCCACGGGCGCGCGCTGTGGGCGGGCGCCGAAGGGGACATCGGCGCGCTGCGGCTCCTTGCCGACCGTGCGGAGGCGGCGGCGCGGAAGGCGGGCGCGGCGATGGGCGAGCACCGCCGCTACAAGCCGCACCTGACGGTGGCCCGCAGCCGCGAGGCCCACGACACCGGGCCGTACGTCGAGGCCCTCGACGCCTTCACCGGCCGTACCTGGACGGTGGACGAGCTGTGCCTCGTCCGCAGCAAGCTGCCGAAGTCGGGGGTGCCGGGGGAGCAGCCGCGGTACGACACGGTCGGCTGCTGGCCGCTCGGGCACGCCGGTTAG
- a CDS encoding aldo/keto reductase, with product MKYTQLGRTGLKVSRLVLGTMNFGPQTDEADSHAIMDAALASGINYFDTANVYGWGENKGRTESIIGNWFAQGGDRRDKVVLATKVYGNMGAEGEAWPNHDKLSALNIRRAVDASLKRLQTDYIDVYQFHHVDRSTPFEEIWQAIDTLVQQGKILYVGSSNFPGYKIAQANEIAARRGGTIGLVSEQCLYNLSERRAEMEVIPAAQEYGLGVIPWSPLHGGLLGGVIKKEVTGGRRSSGRTADSLTDPAVRAQVQAYEDLLDKHGIEPGEAALAWLLTRPGVTGPIVGPRTAEQLDSALRAVELELSEELLTSLDEIFPGPGPSPEAFAW from the coding sequence ATGAAGTACACGCAGCTCGGACGCACGGGACTCAAGGTCAGCCGGCTCGTCCTCGGCACCATGAACTTCGGTCCGCAGACCGACGAGGCCGACAGCCACGCCATCATGGACGCGGCGCTGGCCTCGGGCATCAACTACTTCGACACCGCGAACGTGTACGGCTGGGGCGAGAACAAGGGCCGTACCGAATCGATCATCGGGAACTGGTTCGCCCAGGGCGGTGACCGCCGCGACAAGGTGGTCCTGGCCACCAAGGTGTACGGCAACATGGGCGCCGAAGGCGAGGCGTGGCCCAACCACGACAAGCTGTCCGCCCTCAACATCCGCCGGGCCGTGGACGCGTCGCTGAAGCGGCTGCAGACCGACTACATCGACGTCTACCAGTTCCACCACGTCGACCGGAGCACTCCCTTCGAGGAGATCTGGCAGGCGATCGACACCCTCGTCCAGCAGGGCAAGATCCTCTACGTCGGGTCCTCCAACTTCCCCGGCTACAAGATCGCCCAGGCCAACGAGATCGCCGCCCGGCGCGGCGGCACCATCGGGCTCGTCAGCGAGCAGTGCCTGTACAACCTCTCCGAGCGGCGCGCCGAGATGGAGGTCATCCCGGCCGCGCAGGAGTACGGCCTCGGAGTCATCCCCTGGTCGCCGCTGCACGGCGGGCTGCTGGGCGGGGTCATCAAGAAGGAGGTCACGGGCGGACGCCGCTCCTCCGGCCGGACCGCGGACTCGCTCACCGACCCCGCCGTACGCGCGCAGGTCCAGGCCTACGAGGACCTGCTCGACAAGCACGGCATCGAGCCCGGCGAGGCGGCCCTCGCCTGGCTGCTGACCCGGCCCGGGGTCACCGGTCCCATCGTCGGCCCGCGCACCGCGGAGCAGCTCGACTCCGCCCTGCGCGCCGTCGAGCTGGAGCTGAGCGAGGAGCTGCTGACCTCGCTCGACGAGATCTTCCCGGGGCCGGGGCCGTCTCCGGAGGCGTTTGCCTGGTAG
- a CDS encoding Uma2 family endonuclease, with protein MTVLEDRIAMADDNAQHLDEWFELLERVVPEGIKAEVVEGAVHMVPQRDTHFEIIRRIIRALEDRFGMDVKVRSDVRIDFPGFENGFCPDVMKLRDDAERDPERGWCHEDVEFVAEVISRGTGMNDYGPKKAAYAQADVPVYLIADPYQGRCHLFTDPKDGEYRTESRFDFGERIDLTHTLLDLTLDTATFPRD; from the coding sequence ATGACCGTCCTTGAAGACAGGATCGCGATGGCCGACGACAACGCCCAGCACCTCGACGAGTGGTTCGAGCTACTGGAGCGGGTGGTCCCCGAAGGAATCAAGGCCGAGGTCGTCGAGGGGGCCGTCCATATGGTGCCGCAGCGGGACACACACTTTGAGATCATTCGCAGGATCATCCGGGCGCTGGAGGACAGGTTCGGGATGGACGTCAAGGTGAGGTCGGATGTGCGCATCGACTTCCCCGGCTTCGAGAACGGCTTCTGCCCCGACGTGATGAAGCTGCGTGACGATGCGGAACGCGACCCGGAGCGCGGCTGGTGCCACGAGGACGTCGAGTTCGTCGCCGAGGTCATCTCCCGCGGGACCGGTATGAACGACTACGGGCCGAAGAAGGCCGCGTACGCGCAGGCCGACGTCCCCGTCTACCTCATCGCCGATCCCTACCAGGGCCGCTGCCACCTCTTCACCGACCCCAAGGACGGTGAGTACCGCACCGAGTCCAGGTTCGACTTCGGCGAGCGGATCGACCTGACCCACACACTCCTCGACCTCACCCTCGACACGGCCACGTTCCCCCGCGACTGA
- a CDS encoding SGNH/GDSL hydrolase family protein: MLRFMPVGDSQTIGSAGEHTWRYRMWQHLRATYGGPFRIVGPRETLYDKALDAPTSYEYADPDFPRAHLAGWGEGWLHMAPLIGDAVRSQRADVLLVALGLIDLGFYTNARQTAENMRTFIAEARAANPRVRMVVLPVIPNVRAETDAPFAAEVAAFNELLAKAVADLDEPRSPLLLASPPPSYDVDFDTYDGTHPNASGEHKIAEGFAEAMYQAWDLGEPYTAGTA; this comes from the coding sequence ATGCTCAGGTTCATGCCCGTCGGCGACTCCCAGACGATCGGTAGCGCGGGCGAACACACATGGCGATACCGGATGTGGCAGCACCTGCGCGCGACGTACGGGGGTCCGTTCCGGATCGTCGGCCCGCGCGAGACGCTCTACGACAAGGCGCTGGACGCCCCGACGTCGTACGAGTACGCGGACCCGGACTTTCCCCGCGCCCACCTGGCCGGCTGGGGCGAGGGCTGGCTGCACATGGCCCCGCTGATCGGCGACGCGGTGCGCTCGCAGCGCGCGGACGTCCTGCTGGTCGCCCTCGGCCTGATCGACCTGGGCTTCTACACGAACGCCCGGCAGACCGCGGAGAACATGCGCACCTTCATCGCCGAGGCCCGCGCGGCGAACCCGCGCGTGCGCATGGTCGTGCTCCCGGTGATACCGAACGTGCGCGCCGAGACGGACGCCCCGTTCGCCGCCGAGGTCGCCGCCTTCAACGAGCTGCTCGCCAAGGCCGTCGCCGACCTCGACGAACCCCGCTCCCCGCTGCTGCTGGCCTCGCCCCCGCCGTCGTACGACGTCGACTTCGACACGTACGACGGCACGCACCCGAACGCGAGCGGCGAGCACAAGATCGCGGAGGGTTTCGCGGAGGCGATGTACCAGGCCTGGGACCTGGGCGAGCCGTACACGGCCGGAACCGCCTGA
- a CDS encoding WD40 repeat domain-containing protein, translating into MRRSFPFLAGAALVVALAAPTAVAADGDEGFTIKDPRITESSGLAASHAHPGIYWTHNDSDDGPYLYAVDSSSGETVARITMTGVGRPRDVEAISIGPDGDLYVGDIGDNLGGKWSYVWVYKLPEPKVLKDQTIRATQYVVKYADGARDAEALMVHPKTGRVYIVSKNEDGGGLYEAPAQLTTSGTNVFKRIADIDLWTTDAAFSPDGKQLAVRGYFGGIAYQWKDGRPKRQGRLNVPLQRQGESVTYTADGSELMYGSEGTNSEVTAESVPGGGSGGNSSSKGGGSDSAGGSGGGGMNANFKVGALALAVALALVFGLKRLLRRD; encoded by the coding sequence ATGCGCCGATCGTTTCCGTTCCTCGCCGGGGCCGCCCTCGTCGTCGCGCTGGCGGCGCCCACCGCCGTCGCCGCCGACGGGGACGAGGGGTTCACCATCAAGGATCCCCGGATCACCGAGTCCAGCGGACTCGCCGCCTCGCATGCCCACCCCGGCATCTACTGGACGCACAACGACAGCGACGACGGACCGTACCTGTACGCCGTCGACAGCAGCAGCGGCGAGACCGTCGCCCGGATCACGATGACCGGCGTCGGCAGGCCCCGCGACGTCGAGGCCATCTCCATCGGCCCCGACGGCGACCTCTACGTAGGGGACATCGGCGACAACCTCGGCGGCAAGTGGTCCTATGTGTGGGTCTACAAGCTGCCCGAGCCGAAGGTGCTCAAGGACCAGACGATCCGTGCCACGCAGTACGTCGTGAAGTACGCGGACGGGGCCCGGGACGCGGAGGCGCTGATGGTGCACCCGAAGACCGGGCGGGTCTACATCGTCTCCAAGAACGAGGACGGCGGCGGCCTCTACGAAGCGCCGGCGCAGCTGACCACCTCCGGCACCAACGTCTTCAAGCGCATCGCCGACATCGACCTGTGGACCACCGACGCGGCTTTCTCGCCCGACGGCAAACAGCTCGCCGTACGCGGGTACTTCGGCGGGATCGCCTACCAGTGGAAGGACGGCAGGCCCAAGCGGCAGGGCCGGCTGAACGTCCCGCTCCAGAGGCAGGGCGAGTCCGTCACCTATACCGCCGACGGCTCCGAGCTGATGTACGGCTCCGAGGGCACGAACAGCGAGGTGACGGCGGAGAGCGTGCCCGGCGGCGGCAGCGGGGGCAACTCGTCGTCCAAGGGCGGCGGTTCGGACTCCGCGGGCGGGAGCGGGGGCGGCGGCATGAACGCCAACTTCAAGGTCGGCGCGCTCGCCCTCGCCGTAGCCCTGGCCCTGGTGTTCGGCCTGAAGCGGCTGCTCCGCAGGGACTGA
- a CDS encoding cellulase family glycosylhydrolase, whose amino-acid sequence MPLVRRVVGVLVAALVALSLTGAPPASAATAEAAAGAGYWHTSGRQILDAANQPVRIAGINWFGFETANYVVHGLWSRDYKSMIDQMKSLGYNTIRLPYSDDIFKSSTVPNSIDFSSGKNADLQGLNSLQIMDKLVSYAGQDGLKVILDRHRPDASGQSALWYTSAVPESTWIANLKALATRYNGQDTVIGIDLHNEPHDPACWGCGDTATDWRLAAQRAGNAVLSVNPQLLIFVEGVQTFNGTSGWWGGNLMGVGQYPVQLNVANRVVYSAHDYATSVAQQSWFNDPSFPANMPGVWDKYWGYIFKQNIAPVWVGEFGTTLQSTIDQKWLAALVSYMRPTSTYGADSISWTFWSWNPNSGDTGGILKDDWATVDTVKDGYLASVKAPGFPGTGGGGGGGGGGGSTAACSAAYTVSSDWGSGFNAEVKVTNTGSTAIKSWKVTWTWSGAQQITNMWNASYTQSGTTVTASNADHNGAIAAGGSASFGFGGAPGGGSAPSVSCTAT is encoded by the coding sequence ATGCCCCTGGTACGAAGAGTGGTCGGCGTGCTCGTCGCCGCGCTCGTGGCCCTGTCCCTGACGGGCGCGCCCCCGGCGTCCGCCGCCACTGCCGAGGCCGCCGCGGGCGCCGGCTACTGGCACACGAGCGGGCGCCAGATCCTGGACGCGGCCAACCAGCCCGTGCGCATCGCCGGGATCAACTGGTTCGGCTTCGAGACCGCCAACTACGTGGTCCACGGCCTCTGGTCCCGCGACTACAAGAGCATGATCGACCAGATGAAGTCGCTGGGCTACAACACCATCCGGCTTCCCTACAGCGACGACATCTTCAAGTCCTCGACCGTCCCCAACAGCATCGACTTCAGCAGTGGCAAGAACGCCGATCTGCAGGGGCTCAACTCCCTGCAGATCATGGACAAGCTCGTGTCGTACGCCGGTCAGGACGGGCTCAAGGTGATCCTGGACCGGCACCGTCCCGATGCGAGCGGGCAGTCGGCGCTCTGGTACACCTCCGCCGTACCGGAGTCGACGTGGATCGCCAACCTCAAGGCGCTGGCGACGCGCTACAACGGCCAGGACACCGTCATCGGCATCGACCTGCACAACGAACCGCACGATCCCGCCTGCTGGGGCTGCGGGGACACGGCGACGGACTGGCGCCTCGCCGCCCAGCGGGCCGGAAACGCCGTGCTGTCCGTCAACCCCCAGCTGCTGATCTTCGTGGAGGGCGTCCAGACCTTCAACGGCACGTCCGGCTGGTGGGGCGGCAACCTGATGGGGGTCGGGCAGTACCCGGTCCAGCTGAACGTGGCGAACCGGGTCGTGTACTCGGCCCACGACTACGCCACCAGCGTCGCCCAGCAGAGCTGGTTCAACGATCCCTCGTTCCCCGCCAACATGCCGGGCGTGTGGGACAAGTACTGGGGCTACATCTTCAAGCAGAACATCGCCCCCGTCTGGGTCGGCGAGTTCGGTACGACGCTCCAGTCGACGATCGACCAGAAGTGGCTGGCCGCGCTCGTCTCGTACATGCGGCCCACCTCCACCTACGGCGCCGACAGCATCTCCTGGACCTTCTGGTCGTGGAACCCCAACTCCGGTGACACGGGCGGCATCCTGAAGGACGACTGGGCGACCGTGGACACCGTGAAGGACGGCTACCTGGCGAGCGTCAAGGCGCCCGGCTTCCCGGGCACGGGCGGGGGCGGCGGAGGCGGTGGCGGCGGTGGAAGCACGGCCGCGTGCAGCGCCGCCTACACCGTCAGCAGCGACTGGGGCAGCGGCTTCAACGCCGAGGTCAAGGTGACGAACACGGGCAGCACGGCGATCAAGTCCTGGAAGGTCACCTGGACCTGGAGCGGCGCCCAGCAGATCACCAACATGTGGAACGCGTCGTACACCCAGAGCGGGACGACCGTGACCGCGTCCAACGCCGACCACAACGGGGCGATCGCGGCGGGCGGTTCGGCGAGCTTCGGCTTCGGGGGCGCACCGGGCGGCGGAAGCGCGCCGAGCGTGAGCTGTACGGCGACGTGA
- the serC gene encoding phosphoserine transaminase produces MAEIQIPADIKPADGRFGAGPSKVRTEALDALAATGTSLLGTSHRQAPVKNLVGKVIEGVSSLFSLPEGYEVILGNGGSTAFWDVATHGLIENKSQHLNFGEFSSKFAKAAKLAPWLAEPTVIASDPGTHPEPAPEAGVDVYAFTHNETSTGVAAPIKRVAGADSGSLVLVDATSGAGGLPVDIAETDVYYFAPQKSFASDGGLWIAVFSPAAIERAERIHASGRHVPEFFSLPTAIDNSRKNQTYNTPALATLFLLNEQLEWINGQGGLAWSTARTKDSSTRLYSWAEESKYATPFVTDPAKRSQVIGTIDFSDEIDATAVAKALRANGIVDTEPYRKLGRNQLRVAMFPAIDPSDVEALTKCIDYVIEKL; encoded by the coding sequence GTGGCTGAGATCCAGATTCCCGCTGACATCAAGCCCGCCGACGGACGTTTCGGCGCGGGCCCCTCCAAGGTGCGGACGGAAGCGCTGGACGCGCTGGCCGCCACCGGCACATCCCTCCTCGGTACCTCCCACCGCCAGGCCCCGGTCAAGAACCTGGTCGGCAAGGTCATCGAGGGCGTGAGCAGCCTCTTCTCCCTCCCCGAGGGGTACGAGGTCATCCTCGGCAACGGCGGCTCGACCGCGTTCTGGGACGTGGCGACGCACGGCCTGATCGAGAACAAGTCGCAGCACCTCAACTTCGGTGAGTTCAGCTCGAAGTTCGCCAAGGCGGCCAAGCTCGCCCCCTGGCTGGCCGAGCCGACCGTGATCGCGAGCGACCCCGGCACCCACCCGGAGCCGGCGCCCGAGGCGGGCGTCGACGTCTACGCCTTCACCCACAACGAGACCTCCACCGGTGTCGCGGCCCCCATCAAGCGCGTGGCAGGTGCCGACTCCGGTTCCCTCGTCCTCGTGGACGCCACGTCCGGCGCCGGCGGCCTCCCGGTCGACATCGCCGAGACCGACGTCTACTACTTCGCCCCGCAGAAGTCCTTCGCCTCCGACGGCGGCCTGTGGATCGCGGTGTTCTCCCCGGCCGCGATCGAGCGCGCCGAGCGGATCCACGCGAGCGGCCGCCACGTACCGGAGTTCTTCTCGCTCCCCACGGCGATCGACAACTCCCGCAAGAACCAGACGTACAACACCCCGGCCCTCGCCACCCTGTTCCTGCTCAACGAGCAGCTGGAGTGGATCAACGGCCAGGGCGGCCTCGCCTGGTCCACGGCCCGTACCAAGGACTCCTCGACCCGCCTGTACAGCTGGGCCGAGGAGAGCAAGTACGCGACCCCGTTCGTCACCGACCCGGCGAAGCGCTCCCAGGTCATCGGCACGATCGACTTCTCCGACGAGATCGACGCCACCGCCGTCGCCAAGGCCCTGCGCGCCAACGGCATCGTCGACACCGAGCCCTACCGCAAGCTCGGCCGCAACCAGCTCCGCGTCGCGATGTTCCCGGCGATCGACCCGTCGGACGTCGAGGCGCTCACGAAGTGCATCGACTACGTGATCGAGAAGCTGTAA
- a CDS encoding cytochrome P450 has translation MTAGTEETRTEETRIPLDPFVTDLDGESARLRAAGPLAAVELPGGVPVWAVTHHAEARALLTDPRLVKDINVWGAWQRGEIAPDWPLIGLANPGRSMLTVDGADHRRMRTLVAQALTPRRVEQMRDRITKLTQGLLDGLGALESDVVDLKADFAYPLPMFVIADLMGIDEAKLPRLKVLFEKFFSTQTPPAEVIATLTELAGIMAETVAAKRAEPGDDLTSALILASEDGDHLTDEEIVSTLQLMVAAGHETTISLIANAVVNLSAHPEQRALVLSGEADWSTVVEETLRYSTPTSHVLIRFATEDVPVGDKVIPAGDALIVSYGAIGRDETAHGPSAGDFDITRTSENRHISFGHGPHVCPGAALSRLEAGVALPALYERFPALDLAVPASELRNKPVVTQNDLFEVPVRLREI, from the coding sequence ATGACCGCTGGTACCGAAGAGACCCGTACCGAAGAGACCCGTATTCCCCTGGACCCCTTCGTCACCGACCTCGACGGCGAGAGCGCCCGGCTGCGTGCGGCGGGACCGCTCGCCGCCGTGGAGCTGCCCGGCGGCGTCCCGGTCTGGGCGGTCACGCACCACGCCGAGGCGCGCGCGCTGCTCACCGACCCGCGTCTGGTGAAGGACATCAATGTGTGGGGCGCCTGGCAGCGCGGCGAGATAGCGCCCGACTGGCCGCTGATCGGGCTCGCCAACCCGGGCCGCTCCATGCTCACCGTGGACGGCGCGGACCACCGCCGGATGCGCACGCTGGTCGCGCAGGCGCTCACCCCGCGCCGCGTGGAGCAGATGCGCGACCGCATCACCAAGCTGACGCAGGGGCTCCTCGACGGCCTGGGCGCTCTGGAGAGCGACGTCGTCGACCTGAAGGCCGACTTCGCCTATCCCCTCCCCATGTTCGTCATCGCCGATCTGATGGGCATCGACGAGGCGAAACTGCCGCGCCTGAAGGTGCTCTTCGAGAAGTTCTTCTCGACGCAGACCCCGCCGGCCGAGGTCATCGCCACGCTCACCGAGCTGGCCGGGATCATGGCGGAGACGGTCGCGGCCAAGCGCGCCGAGCCGGGCGACGATCTCACCTCCGCCCTGATCCTCGCCTCCGAGGACGGCGACCACCTCACCGACGAGGAGATCGTCTCCACCCTCCAGCTGATGGTCGCGGCCGGCCACGAGACGACGATCTCCCTGATCGCGAACGCCGTCGTCAACCTCTCCGCCCACCCCGAGCAGCGCGCCCTCGTCCTCTCCGGCGAGGCCGACTGGTCCACGGTCGTCGAGGAGACCCTCCGCTACTCGACGCCCACCTCCCACGTCCTCATCCGCTTCGCCACGGAGGACGTGCCCGTCGGCGACAAGGTCATCCCGGCGGGCGACGCGCTGATCGTGTCGTACGGCGCGATCGGGCGGGACGAGACGGCCCACGGCCCGAGTGCCGGTGACTTCGACATCACGCGTACGTCGGAGAACCGCCACATCTCCTTCGGCCACGGCCCGCACGTGTGCCCCGGCGCGGCCTTGTCCCGCCTGGAGGCGGGGGTGGCGCTGCCTGCCCTGTACGAGCGCTTCCCAGCACTCGACCTGGCGGTCCCGGCGTCCGAGCTGCGCAACAAGCCGGTGGTGACGCAGAACGACCTGTTCGAGGTGCCGGTGCGGTTGCGGGAGATCTAG